The following proteins are co-located in the Nocardia bhagyanarayanae genome:
- a CDS encoding roadblock/LC7 domain-containing protein yields MNEDMMVRQAPAGTLDWLLTNLVTTTSGAEHAVVLSADGLALAGSDGFDREDLEHLAAMSSALHSLARGVGTRFAKGPLHQTVVELEHGYLLVTEAGHGACLALLTDADADLGLIAYEMNVIVGQVREHLSAAPRTSMSTRVP; encoded by the coding sequence ATGAACGAGGACATGATGGTTCGTCAGGCACCGGCAGGCACGCTCGATTGGTTGCTCACCAACCTGGTGACAACGACTTCGGGCGCCGAACATGCGGTGGTGTTGTCCGCGGACGGTCTGGCGCTGGCCGGGTCCGACGGTTTCGATAGGGAGGATCTCGAGCACCTGGCCGCCATGTCGTCGGCCCTGCACAGCCTGGCTCGTGGTGTGGGCACACGTTTCGCCAAGGGGCCGCTGCATCAGACCGTTGTCGAGCTCGAGCACGGCTATCTGCTGGTCACCGAAGCCGGGCACGGCGCGTGTCTGGCCCTGCTGACCGACGCCGACGCGGATCTGGGCCTTATCGCCTACGAGATGAACGTGATCGTCGGCCAAGTACGTGAGCATCTGTCGGCGGCGCCGAGAACCTCGATGTCGACGCGAGTGCCGTGA
- a CDS encoding DUF742 domain-containing protein, with amino-acid sequence MSERPDEVWGYEDDDPGPLVRPFALTRGRAGRDLPDLDILTLVISVGYDSDVNELDREYAQIFQLCRHQPMSIVEIAAHLKLLLVTVKVLVSDLIAAGYVIFRSPPRAESGPDPELLQAVLDGIRNL; translated from the coding sequence GTGAGTGAGAGGCCTGATGAGGTGTGGGGCTACGAGGACGACGACCCGGGGCCTCTGGTTCGGCCGTTCGCGCTGACTCGCGGCCGCGCGGGCAGGGATCTGCCGGACCTGGACATCCTGACCCTGGTGATCTCGGTCGGCTACGACTCCGACGTGAACGAGCTCGATCGCGAATACGCCCAGATCTTTCAGCTGTGCCGCCATCAGCCGATGTCGATCGTCGAAATCGCCGCGCACCTGAAATTGCTGCTGGTCACCGTGAAGGTGCTGGTCAGCGACCTCATCGCGGCCGGCTATGTGATCTTCCGGTCGCCACCGAGGGCCGAATCCGGCCCCGACCCCGAACTACTGCAGGCGGTATTGGATGGCATACGTAACCTCTGA
- a CDS encoding GTP-binding protein, whose product MSTELVVKILVAGGFGVGKTTMVGAISEITPLRTEEQLTELSSSVDDLRGVEAKRTTTVALDFGRITINPRVILYLFGTPGQDRFWFLWPELSRGALGAVVLVDTRRLADGFAAVDYFESRRIPFVVAVNCFDGADLYAPEEIGAALGVPAHVPIMLCDARDRASCKEVLVALFEYIMASTTAVRPRLV is encoded by the coding sequence ATGTCCACCGAACTGGTGGTGAAGATCCTGGTGGCCGGGGGATTCGGGGTCGGAAAGACGACGATGGTCGGCGCGATCAGCGAGATCACCCCGTTGCGCACCGAGGAACAGCTCACCGAGCTGAGTAGTTCCGTGGACGATCTGCGCGGCGTCGAAGCCAAACGAACGACCACGGTCGCACTGGATTTCGGCCGGATCACCATCAATCCCCGCGTGATTCTCTACCTGTTCGGTACTCCCGGGCAGGATCGGTTCTGGTTCCTGTGGCCGGAGCTGTCGCGTGGCGCGCTCGGCGCGGTGGTGCTGGTCGACACCCGGCGGCTGGCCGACGGTTTCGCCGCGGTGGACTATTTCGAGTCCCGGCGGATTCCGTTCGTAGTCGCGGTGAATTGCTTCGACGGCGCGGATCTATATGCGCCCGAGGAGATCGGCGCCGCGTTGGGGGTGCCCGCCCATGTGCCGATCATGCTGTGCGATGCGCGTGATCGCGCGTCGTGTAAGGAGGTACTGGTCGCCCTGTTCGAATACATCATGGCGAGTACCACCGCCGTGCGACCGCGCCTGGTGTGA
- a CDS encoding sensor histidine kinase, protein MRTRVLAIALIPSLVLLATGAVAVTLVGFRAQSVKEWSDYRGTVIDPLLRFVTSIQAERLASVTAQDHSPGADAELRTSRDDTDRAVAETARIASAAQDMDQDTGAEAIQALSDLIGRMQVIRESIDSRKATTGDVDQYFSDLITAMLGAGQESARLKSTDTTTMDAEMTAIDLLRAAESHSRVVSLVAAGTAVADGLSPRDRRVLAQHIGVYRKQFDLVDARLSTNVRTSVRALTDGADWHVGTAGEDEMAERGELSMPVQQWLAAERAVDTRLIAVIRDQFRVTVDATSAAADHLIDQLLFVSAVMFVVTILAVSGSLVLANRLLRRLRTLRSASLELANDRLPDLIRRIHNGEQVDAQAETGPVDSGRDEIGQVAAAFAVAQRTAIETAVGEASTRNGFNKVFLDIAFRSQALVRRQLDVLDVAEARQDDPEDLELLFQLDHLATRARRNSENLLILGGRAPGRRWRHPVALEEIVRSAVSETEGYARVSAIRLPAVSVLGAAVADLIHLLAELIDNATAFSPPDAPVAVHGNSVGRGVVVEVDDQGLGISFEERERLNAMLAEPPQFHEMTLAGHRHLGLFVVSRLSARHGISVTLQESPYGGVRAIVLVPWAVLDADNPTAAVEPVRTRDAVRRVPGATALPGAPRPDPVPAPALPDRVRRADPVGHNGYHAASPEPPARLDGQPVVAVDRRAALPKRERLTHLSPQLSTDVGEGESHTASPDATARVRAPETVRTAMSSLQNGTRRARVRSPHSHP, encoded by the coding sequence GTGCGGACCCGCGTGCTGGCGATCGCCCTGATCCCGAGCCTGGTGCTGCTGGCGACGGGCGCGGTGGCGGTCACGCTGGTCGGGTTCCGGGCACAGTCGGTCAAGGAGTGGTCCGACTACCGGGGCACGGTGATCGACCCGCTGCTGCGGTTCGTGACGTCGATCCAAGCGGAACGACTCGCCAGCGTCACCGCGCAGGATCACTCGCCCGGCGCGGACGCGGAACTGCGCACCAGCCGCGACGACACCGACCGCGCGGTCGCCGAGACCGCCCGGATCGCCTCGGCGGCACAGGATATGGATCAGGACACCGGCGCCGAGGCGATCCAGGCGCTGTCGGATCTCATCGGGCGGATGCAGGTGATCCGGGAATCGATCGACAGCAGGAAGGCGACCACGGGCGACGTCGACCAGTATTTCAGCGACCTCATCACCGCCATGCTCGGGGCGGGCCAGGAATCCGCACGATTGAAGTCCACCGACACCACGACGATGGACGCCGAGATGACCGCGATCGACCTCCTGCGAGCGGCCGAAAGCCATTCGCGCGTGGTGAGTCTCGTAGCCGCGGGCACTGCGGTGGCTGACGGCCTGTCGCCGCGAGACCGGCGCGTTCTCGCACAACATATCGGCGTCTACCGCAAACAATTCGACCTCGTCGACGCCCGCTTGTCGACGAACGTGCGCACCAGCGTTCGCGCCCTGACCGACGGCGCCGACTGGCATGTCGGCACCGCGGGCGAGGACGAGATGGCCGAGCGGGGCGAGTTGTCGATGCCGGTGCAGCAATGGTTGGCCGCCGAACGCGCGGTCGACACCCGCCTGATCGCGGTGATCCGTGATCAATTCCGGGTGACGGTAGACGCGACCAGTGCGGCGGCCGACCATTTGATCGACCAGTTGCTCTTCGTCTCGGCAGTCATGTTCGTCGTCACGATCCTCGCGGTATCGGGCTCGCTGGTCCTGGCCAATCGGCTGCTGCGTCGCCTGCGCACCCTGCGCTCGGCCAGCCTCGAGCTCGCCAACGACCGGCTGCCCGATCTCATCCGCCGCATCCACAACGGCGAACAGGTCGACGCGCAGGCCGAGACGGGACCGGTCGACAGTGGTCGCGACGAGATCGGTCAGGTGGCAGCCGCATTCGCCGTCGCTCAGCGTACCGCGATCGAGACCGCGGTGGGCGAGGCGAGTACCCGCAACGGTTTCAACAAGGTCTTCCTCGACATCGCGTTCCGCAGCCAGGCTCTGGTGCGCAGACAACTCGATGTCCTCGATGTCGCCGAGGCCCGCCAGGACGATCCGGAAGACCTCGAGCTGCTGTTCCAGCTCGACCACCTGGCTACCCGTGCGCGCCGCAACTCCGAGAACCTGCTCATCCTCGGCGGTCGCGCGCCGGGACGGCGCTGGCGCCACCCGGTGGCGCTCGAGGAGATTGTGCGCAGCGCGGTCTCGGAGACCGAGGGGTACGCGCGGGTGAGCGCGATCCGGTTGCCCGCGGTCAGCGTGCTCGGCGCGGCCGTCGCCGACCTCATCCACCTGCTGGCCGAGCTGATCGACAACGCGACCGCGTTCTCCCCGCCGGACGCGCCGGTGGCGGTGCACGGCAACTCGGTCGGCAGGGGAGTGGTGGTCGAGGTCGACGACCAGGGCCTCGGGATCTCCTTCGAGGAACGGGAACGCCTCAATGCGATGCTGGCCGAGCCGCCGCAGTTCCACGAGATGACGCTGGCGGGGCATCGTCATCTCGGGCTGTTCGTGGTGAGCAGACTATCTGCGCGCCATGGCATTTCGGTGACCCTGCAGGAATCGCCGTACGGTGGTGTGCGCGCGATCGTGCTGGTGCCCTGGGCGGTGCTCGACGCCGACAACCCGACTGCGGCGGTCGAACCCGTACGCACCCGCGACGCCGTGCGCCGAGTTCCTGGCGCCACCGCGTTGCCCGGCGCGCCGCGGCCCGACCCGGTTCCGGCGCCTGCCTTACCGGACCGGGTTCGCCGGGCCGACCCGGTGGGGCACAACGGGTACCACGCGGCGAGTCCGGAGCCTCCGGCCAGGCTCGACGGGCAACCGGTCGTCGCGGTGGACCGCAGGGCCGCCCTGCCCAAACGTGAACGGCTCACGCACCTGTCGCCCCAACTCAGTACCGATGTGGGAGAAGGGGAGTCGCACACCGCGTCGCCAGACGCGACTGCGCGCGTCCGAGCACCCGAGACGGTGCGGACGGCGATGAGTTCTTTGCAGAACGGCACACGACGGGCTCGCGTCCGATCGCCCCATTCCCATCCGTAG